Proteins from a single region of Phycisphaeraceae bacterium D3-23:
- a CDS encoding glycosyltransferase family 39 protein translates to MAEVEQHPKRYWIVCVLALAVLPLWMSLGDHPLNGRTEARYAVIAQAMARGESSWLVPEFRGEAHLTKPPLAYWASAVSIAALGENEWAVRAPSALAGSALVVGVFFFGRRLGGTRRGLLAAALLGVQPLFVAVMRQPLTDPWLTLGWVGVLACGYAVGVGWVGRGWVFGFWAGVALGLFAKAHLVLLPVGVVVLWLALLGRWDAMRRLRIWTGLPIAALPLLAWVVLVIEKHPGAVELWRHETLDRAAGSAAGGDHAEAWWYFLPVYLVGLYPANMLVDLPRVGRAVWSARGGPVSMLRKLCQSPNALWWLALGVPLLVFSLNAGKRMNYLLPLTPMIALLAAESLDYWLAQRRNDITSTTQAGLGLFAWLRGPAGLTTLLFVACVAIGPSVFLHAYEYAGPAQLTPLFAVVLGVGVFAWCWRTPHRRGAGLTIAFITFVVGWGWGSVLEDRIVTPRSARTLLTDLAQQHGSPDHPPTVYTVGFEETALVFYGSPGAKRIEPGAPGFAWDTAFADAPNPVLVWMTASTWDDIRADPRLGQAATAHLVPLTHWPESASAYGPEPNAFVLLRPRDPRPKTPTR, encoded by the coding sequence GTGGCCGAAGTTGAACAACATCCCAAACGGTATTGGATCGTGTGCGTGCTGGCGCTGGCGGTCTTGCCCCTGTGGATGTCGCTGGGCGATCACCCGCTCAACGGCCGAACCGAGGCGCGGTACGCGGTGATCGCCCAAGCAATGGCGAGGGGAGAAAGCTCTTGGCTGGTGCCCGAGTTCCGGGGCGAAGCGCACCTGACCAAGCCGCCCCTGGCGTACTGGGCATCGGCGGTCTCGATCGCGGCGCTCGGCGAAAACGAGTGGGCGGTGCGTGCGCCGTCGGCGCTCGCGGGGTCGGCATTGGTGGTGGGGGTGTTCTTCTTTGGCCGACGCCTGGGCGGGACGCGTCGCGGCCTGCTGGCGGCGGCGCTGCTTGGGGTCCAACCGTTGTTCGTCGCGGTGATGCGCCAGCCGCTGACGGACCCGTGGCTGACGCTGGGCTGGGTCGGGGTGCTGGCGTGCGGGTACGCGGTGGGCGTGGGCTGGGTGGGACGGGGCTGGGTGTTTGGTTTCTGGGCCGGGGTCGCGCTGGGTCTGTTCGCTAAGGCGCACCTGGTGCTATTACCAGTTGGCGTCGTGGTCTTGTGGCTGGCGTTGCTAGGCCGGTGGGACGCGATGCGTCGGCTGCGCATCTGGACCGGGTTGCCGATCGCGGCGCTGCCGCTGCTGGCCTGGGTGGTACTGGTCATTGAGAAACATCCCGGGGCGGTCGAGCTCTGGCGTCACGAGACGCTGGACCGCGCGGCCGGGAGCGCGGCGGGCGGCGACCATGCCGAGGCGTGGTGGTACTTCCTGCCGGTGTACCTCGTGGGTCTGTACCCGGCGAATATGCTGGTCGACCTGCCGCGTGTCGGGCGGGCCGTATGGTCGGCACGCGGCGGCCCGGTTTCGATGCTGCGGAAGCTTTGCCAATCGCCCAACGCGCTGTGGTGGCTGGCGCTGGGGGTGCCGCTGCTTGTCTTCTCGCTTAACGCGGGCAAACGCATGAATTATCTGCTGCCGTTGACACCGATGATCGCGTTGCTCGCGGCGGAGTCGCTGGACTACTGGCTCGCGCAACGTCGCAACGACATCACATCAACTACACAAGCAGGCCTCGGGCTGTTCGCCTGGCTGCGTGGCCCGGCCGGTCTCACGACGCTCCTGTTCGTCGCCTGTGTGGCTATCGGGCCGTCCGTCTTCCTTCATGCCTACGAATATGCCGGCCCCGCACAGCTCACGCCGCTATTCGCGGTCGTGCTGGGTGTCGGCGTGTTTGCTTGGTGCTGGCGCACGCCGCACCGGCGCGGCGCGGGCCTCACGATCGCCTTCATCACGTTCGTAGTGGGCTGGGGTTGGGGCAGCGTCCTCGAAGACCGCATCGTCACCCCGCGCTCGGCACGGACACTGCTTACCGACCTCGCGCAGCAACACGGCAGCCCGGACCACCCGCCCACCGTCTACACCGTCGGCTTCGAAGAGACCGCCCTCGTGTTCTACGGCTCACCCGGCGCTAAACGGATTGAGCCCGGCGCCCCGGGCTTCGCCTGGGACACCGCCTTCGCCGACGCCCCGAACCCCGTGCTCGTCTGGATGACGGCATCGACCTGGGACGACATCCGCGCCGACCCCCGGCTGGGCCAAGCCGCCACGGCCCACCTTGTCCCCCTTACCCATTGGCCCGAATCCGCAAGCGCCTACGGACCCGAGCCAAACGCCTTCGTGCTCTTACGGCCCCGCGATCCCAGGCCGAAAACCCCGACACGCTAA
- a CDS encoding Hpt domain-containing protein, whose translation MSGADSTNASNTPLHSEFAGDPEMAELIAFFSGELGQRISAIQQSLDAQDLDALHRLAHQLKGSSGGYGYPSIGQAAARLEAESKQAVAGEAADLQGAAAELIDLCNRARVA comes from the coding sequence ATGTCTGGTGCCGATTCAACTAACGCTTCGAACACACCACTGCACAGCGAATTCGCAGGCGACCCGGAGATGGCCGAGCTCATCGCGTTTTTCTCGGGCGAACTCGGGCAACGTATCTCGGCGATCCAGCAGTCGCTCGACGCTCAGGACCTCGATGCCCTGCACCGCCTGGCGCACCAGCTCAAGGGCTCATCTGGAGGGTACGGCTACCCGTCGATCGGCCAGGCCGCCGCACGTCTCGAAGCGGAATCCAAGCAAGCTGTCGCCGGTGAAGCCGCTGACCTGCAGGGCGCCGCGGCCGAGCTGATCGACCTGTGCAACCGCGCCCGCGTCGCATAG
- a CDS encoding trypsin-like peptidase domain-containing protein translates to MSLTPASCRFAVLLAAAALLSLVVAAPSPAQVLLDDPAADEAIDADVRASVVKIHTTARYPNLFQPWRKEGPSESSGTGVIIEGGRIITNAHVVNYASRVYIQGYQSADRIEARVVAFAPGVDLAMLEIVDDDTDFFDDRPPLPIADELPAIRGDISAFGYPVGGDDLSVTRGIVSRIEVASYNHGFIGLRIQVDAALNPGNSGGPALIDKQIVGIVFSGIGSADNIGYLIPAEEVLDFIEDAADGTYDGRPELQLGSMQTLENDALRAKLGLERDVTGMMVTSVQDDTDSPLQPWDVITHIGEHDIDNEGQCPVRDDLRGDFRYFVHDLVNDEGTVELTVIRDGESIKLAVPAPLQVPSLMPSLRRDNAYPRYFIYGPIVFSQVTDEVASALPPRFLQLFNYIESPLVTRVGDTPAFEGEELVVVAAPMFDHRITKGYDGHHLAVIASINGQDVTNLESLVTILYGLDDEFVVIEFMGIATETLVFSRQEIEDATEEILTDNGIRYQASSDLRHLLPEEE, encoded by the coding sequence ATGTCTCTGACCCCTGCCTCCTGCCGGTTCGCCGTCTTGCTCGCCGCCGCCGCGCTCCTCTCGCTTGTTGTAGCCGCCCCCTCACCCGCGCAAGTGCTACTCGACGACCCCGCGGCCGACGAAGCGATCGACGCGGATGTCCGCGCGTCGGTCGTGAAGATCCACACCACCGCACGCTACCCCAACTTGTTCCAGCCGTGGCGCAAGGAGGGCCCGTCCGAAAGCTCGGGCACGGGGGTCATCATCGAAGGCGGCCGCATCATTACGAACGCGCACGTCGTGAACTATGCCAGCCGGGTATACATCCAGGGCTACCAGTCCGCCGACCGGATCGAGGCGCGTGTCGTCGCGTTCGCGCCGGGCGTGGACCTCGCGATGTTAGAGATCGTCGATGACGACACCGACTTCTTCGACGACCGGCCACCGCTGCCCATCGCCGACGAGTTGCCCGCGATCCGCGGCGATATCAGCGCCTTCGGCTACCCGGTCGGCGGGGACGACCTCTCCGTCACCCGCGGTATCGTCTCACGCATCGAGGTCGCCAGCTACAACCACGGCTTCATCGGGCTCCGCATCCAGGTCGACGCCGCGCTCAACCCCGGCAACTCCGGCGGCCCGGCGCTCATCGATAAGCAGATCGTCGGCATCGTGTTCTCCGGCATCGGCTCGGCCGACAACATCGGCTACCTCATCCCCGCCGAAGAAGTCCTCGACTTCATCGAAGACGCAGCCGACGGCACGTACGACGGCCGACCCGAACTCCAACTCGGCTCGATGCAGACGCTCGAAAACGACGCGCTCCGCGCCAAGCTCGGCCTCGAACGCGATGTCACTGGCATGATGGTCACCAGCGTCCAAGACGACACCGACTCGCCCCTGCAGCCCTGGGACGTCATCACCCACATCGGCGAACACGACATCGACAACGAGGGCCAGTGCCCGGTCCGCGACGACCTGCGCGGCGACTTTAGGTATTTCGTCCACGACCTGGTCAACGACGAAGGCACCGTCGAACTCACCGTCATTCGCGACGGCGAATCGATCAAGCTCGCAGTCCCCGCGCCGCTGCAGGTGCCCTCGCTGATGCCGTCTCTTCGGCGCGACAACGCCTACCCGCGCTACTTCATCTACGGGCCGATCGTGTTTTCGCAAGTGACCGACGAGGTCGCGAGCGCGCTGCCCCCACGATTCCTGCAGCTATTCAACTACATCGAGAGCCCGCTGGTCACCCGTGTCGGCGACACCCCCGCCTTCGAGGGCGAAGAACTCGTCGTCGTCGCCGCGCCGATGTTTGACCACCGCATCACCAAGGGCTACGACGGCCACCACCTCGCCGTCATCGCAAGTATCAACGGGCAAGACGTCACAAACCTCGAGTCCCTAGTCACGATCCTCTACGGCCTCGACGACGAGTTCGTCGTGATCGAGTTCATGGGCATCGCGACCGAGACGCTCGTCTTTTCGCGTCAGGAGATAGAAGACGCGACCGAAGAGATCCTGACCGACAACGGCATCCGCTACCAGGCCAGCAGCGATTTGCGCCACCTGCTGCCCGAGGAAGAATAG
- a CDS encoding phosphopantothenoylcysteine decarboxylase: protein MRVLITAGPTREPIDDVRFISNRSSGQMGFALARAAAEAGHDVTLLLGPVLMPPSVEDVARVVRFNTTAELESLLAEHFPNADTLIKAAAVADYRPTHVIDGKTPRSDGLKIELEPTPDLVAGCAKTKRDDQTIIAFALEEPAVLETRAVEKMQRKKVDAILANPLATMDAVDIEPILFFANGQRDAPGKMLKQHLAGWLIDQIDAVRSQPRANV from the coding sequence ATGCGCGTACTGATCACCGCGGGGCCGACCCGCGAACCCATCGACGATGTCCGTTTCATCTCCAACCGCTCCAGCGGGCAGATGGGGTTCGCACTCGCGCGCGCCGCGGCCGAGGCGGGCCACGATGTAACCCTGCTGCTGGGGCCGGTCCTGATGCCGCCCAGCGTCGAAGACGTCGCGCGTGTCGTCCGGTTCAACACGACCGCCGAGCTTGAGTCGCTCCTGGCCGAGCACTTCCCCAACGCCGATACGCTCATCAAGGCAGCCGCCGTCGCCGACTATCGGCCGACACATGTCATCGACGGCAAGACCCCGCGCAGCGACGGGCTCAAGATCGAGCTCGAACCCACCCCCGACCTCGTCGCGGGCTGTGCGAAAACCAAACGCGACGACCAGACCATTATCGCCTTCGCCCTCGAAGAGCCCGCCGTGCTCGAAACCCGCGCCGTCGAGAAGATGCAACGCAAAAAAGTCGACGCCATCCTCGCCAACCCCCTCGCGACGATGGACGCCGTCGATATCGAGCCCATCCTCTTCTTCGCCAACGGCCAACGCGACGCCCCGGGCAAAATGCTCAAGCAACATCTCGCTGGCTGGCTCATCGACCAGATCGACGCCGTACGAAGCCAGCCCCGCGCGAACGTGTAG
- a CDS encoding pitrilysin family protein has product MPDILQHTFPSGLELLAEPMPGVQSAAITFLTPAGNACQRADQLGVAPLLAEVMGRGADGLTSRQHSDALDDLGVHRSISNGNRHLRIGAVLVGDQLHDALPLLLNQALKPNLDPAELEPARDLCLQEIDALEDEPQSKVMIDLRGRHFPEPLGRPSVGQREHLEQLTLDQLRAFWQDTIKPGGSILAVAGSIDWDALVRRVGELTADWAGSCEDIQATAQPTRGSRHQNDDTEQVHIALAYDALPDPDERSILQRMGNAVLSAGTASRLFSEVREKRGLCYSVYASYAGMKDRGAILGYAGTTTPRAQETLDVMLAEIHKLADGVTHDELERARVGMKSRLVMQGESTSSRASAIAADLYVRGKARTLSDLADQVDAVTLDAVNAFLKDNPPGPMTFATIGAQALTVN; this is encoded by the coding sequence ATGCCAGACATCCTGCAACACACCTTCCCCTCCGGACTTGAGCTCCTCGCCGAGCCCATGCCCGGCGTCCAGTCTGCCGCGATCACCTTCCTCACGCCTGCGGGCAACGCCTGCCAGCGAGCCGACCAGCTCGGCGTTGCGCCACTCCTGGCCGAAGTCATGGGCCGTGGCGCAGACGGGCTCACCTCCCGCCAGCACAGCGATGCGCTTGACGACCTCGGCGTTCACCGATCGATCAGCAACGGCAACCGGCACCTCCGCATCGGCGCGGTCCTCGTCGGCGACCAGCTCCACGATGCGCTCCCCCTCCTGCTGAACCAGGCCCTGAAGCCCAACCTCGACCCCGCCGAACTCGAACCCGCACGCGACCTCTGCCTCCAGGAAATCGACGCGCTTGAAGACGAACCGCAAAGTAAAGTCATGATCGACCTGCGCGGCCGGCACTTCCCCGAGCCGCTGGGCCGGCCAAGCGTCGGCCAGCGCGAACACCTCGAACAACTCACCCTCGATCAGCTCCGCGCCTTTTGGCAAGACACCATCAAGCCCGGCGGATCGATCCTCGCCGTCGCGGGCAGTATCGACTGGGACGCGCTCGTCCGGCGCGTCGGCGAACTCACCGCCGACTGGGCGGGTTCATGCGAAGACATCCAGGCCACCGCCCAGCCGACGCGCGGCTCGCGCCACCAGAACGACGACACCGAGCAGGTCCACATCGCGCTGGCCTACGATGCGCTGCCCGACCCCGACGAGCGGTCGATCCTGCAGCGCATGGGCAACGCTGTCCTGAGCGCCGGCACCGCCAGCCGGCTCTTCAGCGAGGTCCGCGAGAAGCGCGGGCTGTGCTACTCCGTCTACGCCAGCTACGCCGGCATGAAAGACCGCGGCGCGATCCTCGGCTACGCGGGCACCACCACCCCACGCGCCCAGGAAACCCTCGACGTTATGCTCGCCGAGATCCACAAACTCGCCGACGGCGTCACGCACGACGAGCTCGAGCGTGCCCGCGTCGGCATGAAATCGCGCCTCGTGATGCAGGGCGAATCCACCAGCTCACGCGCCTCCGCGATCGCCGCCGACCTCTACGTCCGCGGCAAGGCCCGCACCCTCAGCGACCTCGCCGATCAGGTCGACGCCGTCACCCTCGACGCCGTCAACGCCTTCCTCAAGGACAACCCGCCGGGCCCGATGACGTTCGCGACGATCGGAGCCCAAGCCCTGACGGTAAACTAG